The following are encoded together in the Zingiber officinale cultivar Zhangliang chromosome 8A, Zo_v1.1, whole genome shotgun sequence genome:
- the LOC122008567 gene encoding 3-ketoacyl-CoA synthase 4-like translates to MKGGGASKEVGEQAPLPARRESRRLPDFLQSVNLKYVKLGYHYLITHLLTLLLIPLMVVVLLEAAQTDPDDLRQLWRHLQYNLISVLACSSFFVVGATVYIMRRPRPVYLVDYSCYRPPVKLEVPFQVFMSHSQLCGAFNESALEFQRRILERSGLGQETYLPAALHDLPPRPSMATAREEAEQVMFGALDNLFKSTGVKPKDVGILVVNCSLFNPTPSLSAMIVNRYKLRGNIKSFNLGGMGCSAGVISLDLARDLLQVHRATYAVVVSTENITQNWYFGNRKSMLIPNCLFRVGAAAVLLSNRSADRRRAKYKLLHVVRTHHGADDRAFRCVYQEQDENSKVGVSLSKDLMAIAGEALKINITTLGPLVLPISEQLLFFATLVAKKLFNGKVKPYIPDFKLAFDHFCIHAGGRAVIDELEKNLQLRPEHVEASRMTLHRFGNTSSSSIWYELAYTEAKGRMRKGHRVWQIAFGSGFKCNSAVWQALRNVKATPDNSPWQDCIHIYPVEIIDGFPTQPSEHQQ, encoded by the coding sequence ATGAAGGGAGGAGGAGCATCGAAGGAGGTCGGCGAGCAGGCGCCGCTGCCTGCACGGCGGGAGAGCCGGCGCTTGCCGGACTTCTTGCAGAGCGTGAACCTTAAATACGTTAAGCTGGGCTACCACTACCTTATCACCCACCTGCTGACCCTGCTGTTGATACCTCTGATGGTGGTGGTCCTCCTGGAGGCGGCGCAGACTGACCCGGATGACCTCCGGCAGCTATGGCGCCATCTTCAGTACAATCTCATCAGCGTCCTCGCCTGCTCCTCTTTCTTCGTCGTCGGCGCCACCGTGTACATCATGAGGCGGCCCCGCCCCGTGTACCTCGTAGACTACTCCTGCTATCGCCCGCCGGTGAAACTTGAGGTGCCCTTCCAGGTGTTCATGTCGCATTCGCAGCTCTGCGGGGCATTCAACGAGTCGGCCCTTGAGTTCCAGCGCCggatcctcgagcgctccggaCTCGGTCAGGAGACCTACCTGCCCGCCGCGTTGCACGACCTCCCGCCCCGCCCTTCCATGGCCACCGCCCGCGAGGAGGCGGAGCAGGTCATGTTCGGCGCTTTGGACAATCTCTTCAAGAGCACCGGCGTCAAGCCCAAGGACGTCGGCATCCTCGTCGTCAATTGCAGTCTTTTCAATCCCACTCCGTCCCTCTCCGCCATGATCGTCAACCGCTACAAGCTCCGCGGCAACATCAAGAGCTTCAACCTCGGCGGCATGGGTTGCAGCGCTGGCGTCATCTCTCTCGACCTCGCTCGCGACCTCCTCCAGGTCCACCGCGCCACCTACGCGGTCGTGGTCAGCACCGAGAACATCACGCAAAATTGGTATTTTGGGAACCGCAAGTCAATGCTCATCCCCAATTGCCTTTTCCGTGTCGGAGCCGCCGCCGTGTTGCTCTCCAACCGTTCGGCCGACCGACGTCGCGCCAAGTACAAGCTCCTCCACGTGGTCCGCACCCACCACGGCGCCGATGACAGGGCCTTCCGTTGCGTCTACCAGGAGCAGGACGAGAACAGCAAGGTCGGCGTGTCCCTCTCCAAGGACCTCATGGCCATCGCCGGGGAGGCACTCAAGATCAACATCACCACCCTCGGTCCTCTTGTCCTTCCAATTAGCGAACAACTCCTCTTCTTCGCGACTCTCGTTGCCAAGAAGCTCTTCAATGGCAAGGTGAAGCCCTATATCCCGGACTTCAAGCTCGCCTTTGACCATTTCTGCATCCATGCCGGAGGCAGGGCTGTGATCGACGAGCTAGAGAAGAATCTGCAACTCCGACCTGAGCATGTGGAAGCTTCACGGATGACACTGCACCGGTTTGGCAACACCTCCTCAAGTTCTATCTGGTACGAGCTCGCATACACTGAGGCCAAGGGGAGGATGCGCAAGGGACATCGAGTGTGGCAGATTGCTTTTGGAAGCGGCTTCAAATGCAACAGTGCAGTGTGGCAGGCTCTCCGCAACGTGAAAGCTACTCCAGATAACAGTCCATGGCAGGATTGCATCCATATATACCCTGTTGAAATCATTGATGGGTTTCCAACTCAGCCATCAGAACACCAACAGTGA